A genomic window from Vitis riparia cultivar Riparia Gloire de Montpellier isolate 1030 chromosome 16, EGFV_Vit.rip_1.0, whole genome shotgun sequence includes:
- the LOC117933514 gene encoding L10-interacting MYB domain-containing protein-like yields MTTEITDVKDARTWSSNIEKIFIDIMLNEVNKGNMDSGTFSTKTWRRILLEVNCQGKRNFKLKHLKKKFNRLRAMHREFSDLLKHTGFGWDVETNMVNALEETWQNYIQAHPNAKRFRSKGCPNYNLLGLIFNPSTATSALHYSCTQDPPNNDDEDEMDDNLEHGGVHVDVDTKIPNNPLRPEMVGGVTTHSRKHATNSPLKRRGKKESKLSQMEAALKAWAEASKARTETSQARTKALLARTKRYESGTSNEVTSVGTNDFSITKCMIALQTIDLLDNDKYLKAIEKFTTPEWREIFMNMPDERKRAWLDRL; encoded by the exons ATGACAACTGAGATAACAGATGTTAAGGATGCAAGAACGTGGAGTAGTAATATAGAGAAAATCTTTATTGACATCATGCTAAATGAAGTTAATAAAGGTAACATGGATAGTGGTACATTTAGTACCAAAACATGGAGAAGAATCTTACTTGAGGTCAATTGTCAAgggaaaagaaatttcaaattgaagcatcttaaaaaaaagtttaatagaCTACGTGCAATGCACCGTGAGTTCTCTGATCTTTTAAAGCATACTGGATTTGGTTGGGATGTTGAAACAAACATGGTGAATGCTCTAGAGGAAACCTGGCAAAATTACATTCAA GCACACCCAAATGCAAAAAGATTCCGCTCAAAAGGATGCCCAAACTACAACTTGTTAGGATTGATCTTTAATCCGTCAACAGCAACTAGTGCCCTCCACTACTCTTGCACCCAAGATCCACCaaataatgatgatgaagatgagatGGATGACAATTTGGAACATGGTGGAGTACATGTGGATGTAGATACTAAGATCCCTAATAATCCTCTACGACCAGAGATGGTAGGAGGAGTGACCACCCATTCTAGAAAGCATGCAACTAATTCTCCATTAAAGCGTAGAGGTAAGAAAGAGTCCAAATTAAGTCAAATGGAAGCTGCTTTGAAAGCTTGGGCTGAGGCATCAAAGGCTAGAACAGAGACATCTCAAGCTAGAACTAAAGCATTGTTGGCTAGAACAAAGAGATATGAGAGTGGAACTAGTAATGAAGTTACTAGTGTAGGTACTAATGATTTTAGCATAACAAAGTGCATGATAGCCTTACAAACCATTGACTTGTTGGATaatgacaaatatttaaaagctaTTGAGAAATTCACAACGCCAGAGTGGAGAGAAATTTTTATGAATATGCCTGATGAAAGGAAAAGGGCATGGCTTGATAGGCTTTAA
- the LOC117933245 gene encoding uncharacterized protein LOC117933245, translated as MRTSEGAITWEDFDEAPVASLPAKFRMPEIERYTGIGCPCIHLRLYSTVMRAHRLDEAQMVMLFPMSLSGAAQRWFTSLDVSRRRTWDDLAQEFLRQFAFNTVIDVSRRELEALRQRPEESVTSFISCWREKISQIIDHPSERDQISMIMRSLQPRFARHLMGFTHTDFGSLVQALHGIEEDIARELWSESSPTDSKGKKPLGGQRSGDVGAISSAGMRPPRRYQTVEQTPGFYYPLSPYAHYRPPAPSRLMTPTYLHLVSQPVFAAHVTERPPTPYTRPRAPQTTTYVQRPPRQFAQLGMPLSQAFQKLTEGGLLTPLASGPLPQPIPPRFRMDLHCSYHQGPGHDTDHCTALKHAIQDLIDQGSVNLGQPSVTTNPLPAHSTHAAPPSPGDIHHMDLVEDDSIHMLSWDDGFPKSFVLHDSYEIDGVSLVPQTPALFSSISDEAPFQLTHPTPLVIGCQDAFIPFTLWLDNDDSEGREV; from the coding sequence aTGAGGACTTCAGAGGGAGctattacttgggaggattttgatgaaGCACCAGTGGCCAGTctaccggccaagttcaggatgcctgagattgagagatacacagGCATAGGATGCCCTTGCATCCATTTGAGACTCTATAGTACTGTTATGAGAGCCCACAGACTGGATGAGGCCCAGATGGTTATGCTTTTCCCTATGTCATTGAGCGGTGCTGCACAGCGTTGGTTCACTTCATTGGATGTATCACGCCGTAGGACTTGGGATGACTTAGCCcaggagtttttgagacagtttgcatttaacacaGTCATTGATGTTTCGAGGAGAGAGTTGGAGGCTTTGAGACAGAGGCCGGAGGAGTCAGTTACTTCATTTATCTCCTgctggagggagaagatttcacAGATTATAGATCATCCttcagagagagatcagattagCATGATCATGAGGAGCTTACAACCTAGATTCGCTagacacttgatgggatttACTCATAcggattttggatctttggtacagGCTTTGCATGGTATAGAGGAGGACATTGCTAGAGAATTATGGTCTGAGTCTTCCCCTACTGActctaaggggaagaagcctttAGGAGGACAGAGATCAGGAGATGTTGGTGCTATCAGTTCAGCAGGGATGAGGCCTCCTAGACGCTATCAGACAGTTGAGCAGACTCCTGGGTTCTACTATCCACTCTCACCTTATGCGCATTATAGGCCGCCTGCTCCTTCCAGACTTATGACTCCTACTTATCTGCATCTAGTCTCACAACCTGTTTTTGCTGCACACGTCACAGAGAGGCCTCCTACCCCATATACTCGACCCCGAGCTCCGCAGACCACTACTTATGTGCAGAGGCCACCACGTCAGTTTGCTCAAttgggtatgcctttgagtcAAGCTTTTCAGAAGCTCACAGAGGGTGGATTATTGACTCCATTAGCATCCGGGCCTTTACCCCAGCCCATACCACCTCGCTTTAGGATGGACTTACATTGTTCCTACCATCAGGGACCAGGGCATGACACGGACCATTGCACTGCTTTGAAACATGCTATTCAGGACTTGATAGACCAGGGTTCGGTTAACTTGGGGCAGCCAAGTGTAACCACGAACCCTCTTCCTGCTCATTCCACACACGCAGCGCCTCCATCTCCAGGAGATATTCATCACATGGACCTTGTAGAGGATGACAGTATACacatgttgagttgggatgatggatttCCCAAGTCATTTGTTTTGCATGATAGTTATGAGATTGATGGGGTTTCATTGGTCCCTCAGACTCCTGCACTATTTAGTTCGATCTCGGACGAGGCACCGTTCCAATTGACTCATCCTACACCCTTAGTTATCGGATGTCAGGATGCTTTTATCCCATTCACTTTATGGCTAGATAATGATGATTCAGAGGGGAGAGAGGTATAG